The Oreochromis aureus strain Israel breed Guangdong linkage group 15, ZZ_aureus, whole genome shotgun sequence genome contains the following window.
gggttttctcttttcctcactTGTACCTGAATGCAGCAGGTACAGGCCTGCGCTCTGGGGATTTTCAAAGGGAACGATTATACTTTTACCTATTTCCTCTCATATTTATACCACTTTAGTAGTGGGTGCTCACATTAAACATGCCAAAAGTTTGGTATAATGAGGTCCGTAATCTCAATGAGCCAAAATTTTAGTGAAGCTTTGGATTACTCTAACGCTCAGAACCATCATTCATGCTAAACTACTCTATTAGAgtccaaaaataataatgaggAGTTAGAAATGAGGATAAGAGCATTCTTGGAAATGCAGGGAAGCTGCAGCTGTGAAGGAGAAGTGACAGGGTATAAGGACAACAGCTGAAGAAATATATAAGACCACCATCAACCTGTTATTGTCAGTATGTTTGATGAATCAATGGACAGCTAGtaatttttttgtgtctttgcttAATATCAACTTTACATTTTAGTAGATTATTTAACATCTCAACTTAAATATGAACTTCTGacgtgtttttgtttattttaaccaGAGACACGCAggtaaagtttttgttttgttcctcaGAGCCCTTTGCACCTCGCCACCTACCTAAACCTGAGAGAGGTGGTGCAGAgtctgatggagaaacaggtcaGCATAGAGCTGCAGGACCAGGACGGGAACACGGCGCTCCATGTGGCCTGCCAGCACGGACAGTTAGAGTGTGCAACCGAGATGACCAAAGATTTTTCTCCCAGCAAGTTGGCTCCGGTCCTCGAGACCCAGAACTGGAGAGGTGAGGGGAAAACAGTCATGGCTGCTACTAAATCTGTTTATGCGAGTTTTTATGCATTAAAgtcaaaagggtttttttttttacattttaatgtcgAAGAAATATTTAACTAGCTTGTCTTTCCCTGATGTCCTCCTAAAAGACACATGAGGATTTCCTTGGACAGTAGCAGAAGAAATAACGCCCACATTTAGCACTGATGTAGAACATGTTTTGTGTTGTATCAATACAGTGTTGGTCTATATTCTGCTTGAAGTTTGTAAAAACTGTTTGACCTAAAAATGAGCTCCACATTGCAGATTTCAGACAACATTTGTACTTTCAGGTCTTGGCTGTCTTCACTTGGCTGCGCTGAACAGGCAACATGAAATTATGAAGCTCCTGATCAAAAAGGGTGCAGATCTGAATATACAGGTTAGTCTGTGGACCCCCCCCCCATTATATGTGCTGTATTTGTGTAATTAGGTTTTGCATAAAGGCGGAATTCACACTAAacagaaagctttttttttgcaCTCGTGTAATTCAGCCTGAAATGATCACAAACCGTGCAGACTTCGACTCATAAcactgaaaaggaaaaggctGAAGGACTGGATGAAGAGTTTGTTTTTGTGGAAGCAAAGCtgcaatctttatttatttttttcccctaataGGGCTTTCCATACTTGTTTAATCCAGTCATATGTCTGCATTTATAATCACATACATCCTGTTTAAACTGTGTTTACCACATTGGGACCTTATGTTGTGTTCCTATGATAAATCAGCTGCACCTGTGCAATGCTGATAGTGATATGAGCTGAGCTCGGGGCTTCCTGCAGGATTCAGTGAGACATAATTAGATTTGAGATATGATTAGGTCAGACTGGCCGGCCGCTCTTAACTTTCTATTGATGGTAGGGAACATGGCAGTCCCGAAACCACCCCAGACATTCCTCTTAGTTTAAATCACTGGCCTAACATATCAGTCTGCCTCACATCCCATGTAttgaattatttattattctaaTTTGAATTTACTTTGACCTTTTTTCTTACTGATTTCTAGAattgcaaaaagaaaactgtgaaactgtTTACATTGCAGAATTAATGTCTGCCCTTTTTGTGGAATTTCTCATCGCTTTTCTCTGTCCGCTCCCCTCGTAGGAAGGAACCAGCGGCAAAACGCCTCTTCACCTCGCCGTGGAGCTGCATGACATCACATCTGTGAAGCTGCTGCTCGGCAGCCGAGCCAATGTGGACGCTGCAATGTTTAATGGCTGCACACCCCTGCATCTTGCGGTGGGGAGACAGGACGCCACCATCGCCACCATCCTCTGTCAGAATGGCGCCGACAAAATGCTGCGAAACATGGAGGACGAGACGGCGTTGGATCTGGCTGACGGCAATGATGATGTAAGCAAATATTAAGGGTTGAAATGCACTGCTGTGCATATTTTAAAGGATAAGactgtcttttatttttcacccattaaatcctgtttaaaaacaaaaaaaacacaaaacaaaaccagcaaTATGTATGTTTTGCAGACTTTCAGTGGTAACTGTGCACTAACTCAACTGCACACTGTTTGGTTTATTATACCTAATCTGTCAAGCCTCCTCCTACTGCCTGACTGAACTCATTCTTCACTTACTCTTTAAGTGGTTTAAAAGTCTGGGGCACTCAACGACCCCCATCAAGTAAGGAcgcacattttaaaacaaacatttagtGGGGCCATCCCATCTGCAACAGATGTTATAGCCCCTACAGAGTCTTGACGTCGACATCATGTCAGGCTGGGTTTACCCTGAACATCACTAAGCTACCAGTTCAGAATAACCTACCAAAGCATACAAACAGGGGACCTGGtgctcttttaaaaagcagagtaGTCACAGCAGAATTGGATTTggttcatttgttttcatttattttactccAGTTTGTATGAAGCTCACAGACAAACACTATTCATGGTTTCAATTTTGACCTCTTGTGCTCTAAATTCTCTGCTTAGTTCTGGGTTTCCTAGAAAGACATTTGGATAAGGGATAAGTCATCTGTACAGCAGCGCTTGTTTAAGTGCTGTTCTCTGGTATTTTTTCTAATCATGATTTAAGGATCAGTAAAGTTTGACCTGCTTCTTGTTCTTGTCTTTCAGATTCTGGCTCTATTTCCTTTTGATGACATCCAGATCTCTGGAAGGTCGTTGGTTGGCGTGAAGTTTTGAGCTGAGTTGCGGGCTGAACGACAGTCCTCTAATTGTCTGGAGCCTCGCTgcagctcatttaaaaaaaaaattaaaaaacctaTATTTTGAGCTAACATTGTTGATTAGTATACATATGTTTAGACAAGTATGTGCACAGTATAAATCTCACTTCGCTCTGATTAAACAGAGTAGTACCGCTTAATTGAAAGATTTTAAAAGCTTGGTTATTTTGCTTCTTTTCGCATGCCTCTGGAGATGGTTGTACTCAGCTGTAAAACCCCACCTCACTGTGAGTACCAGACTGTCTCTAAACCTGTTCAGTgcccacaaaagaaaaaaaaatctacctcTTTATCATTTTGACCTGGTTTCAGTGGCTACAAATAGAGTATGCAAAATGCATAGTTTCAGTTTACTCAAACTTTATCAGTGACTTTGCATTGAAATTGAagtaaattttaattttattttttaattttgtttttaactctgAAAATGTGGCCTTTCACTGTAGGTGCATAAAAGAGATTTTTGGAAGAATGCAATCAGAGGTGTGaacagatattaaaaaaatgtaaatcctgcaaaaacaaactattctcatctctgcttttgctaaaaaaaaaagtgacaagtGGTTAAAAATGTAATGTATATAACAGGAAATGCAGCTTGATCTTTTAgatttgtagtttttgttttttgcttgaaATAGTGAAACTATTTATCTCAACCTAGCTTTCATCAGCAGAAACTGTTCTTTGTGTAATTACACTGGCCTGTCTAGTTAAGAgttcatttattttgtaataaaAAGACAGGAAATTCATGAATGTTGTGTCTTTTTTAATTGCAAAAACAGTCATGGTATAGGACATGTTTaatttctaaggttttacatatcagcacataataaaaaaaataatcagatcTTAAAATTAGGCAAATGCAGCTTCAAATAAACTACAAAACATTGCACGGTTTCATTATttatgtgtgaaaaactaagtacagtCTGACTTCTTTAGGAACTAAATAGATAAACAGCAGCCAGGTGTCGTTAATCAAGTAAACTTTATTAACTGAGCACGGGCAAGTGTAAGCACCTCtatgaaaacagaaactttgCTAGTTTGCTGCTCTGAAACTTTAGGGTGTGTGTTAACATGATGACAGAGGAGGACAAATCTGGGAAGGATTATACAGCCATTTCTTCGCAAGTGTGCagaccaactgtcaagcacagcGGTGGAGGAGTCATGATTTGAGTTTGTTTTACACTCACTGAGTCACCTGTAAAATCCTCTGtttaccaaagtattctagagccAAACATGACACCATCTGTTCAGCGGTTAAAGCTTAGTCAGGACAATGATCTCAAGcgcagcagcaaatctacaacagaaaagaatcaaggcattgcaatggcccagtcaaagtccagacctgaACCTGCCAAATGCCTAGGCGGGGCTTAAACGAATCCCCACAAGCCTCCTGAGGCAACGTTGTAAAAAGGGTGAGGCAAAATTCCTCCATAACGATGTGAGCGGGTGATAGTGAAATAGAAACAAAAATGCTTCTACAAGCTATGGAATCATGGGGAATACCGAATTTTTCACGTACTGCTTCTGCATCTTGGCATAgtttttgctaaataaatacTGAGACAGTATGTCACGTGTTGCTGTTCATCTGAGGCTGTTTACCTAATTTAAAACCTGAtaaaaactggatttttttttaaatctcctcATATGTAAAACCGTAGAATTGAAAGAGGGTGTCCTATTTTATTCAAGCATGCATCTCTATCTAATGTGTGCACATGCACAAGCCTGACATGGTTTACCAACGGTCTTACATGTGCAAT
Protein-coding sequences here:
- the nfkbie gene encoding NF-kappa-B inhibitor epsilon, producing MASHDCTKEHLPEDNRTDSGIESYRSMVKSEETRGPSTDLSGPRDKFSGGEEWLDSAYSSSSLTVESLSDIVGGCTISSSNQQVQSSELSEQEQEENLLTTITEDGDTILHLAIIHEISPLAKNLIQIFPREVLDIQNNLYQSPLHLATYLNLREVVQSLMEKQVSIELQDQDGNTALHVACQHGQLECATEMTKDFSPSKLAPVLETQNWRGLGCLHLAALNRQHEIMKLLIKKGADLNIQEGTSGKTPLHLAVELHDITSVKLLLGSRANVDAAMFNGCTPLHLAVGRQDATIATILCQNGADKMLRNMEDETALDLADGNDDILALFPFDDIQISGRSLVGVKF